A segment of the Candidatus Poribacteria bacterium genome:
AGTTCAGTGCCGGTGCGCGCATCCCGCACACGGACGGTGCTATCCATGCTCGCACTTGCCAACAGGGTATCGTCCGGACTGAATGCTACATTCGTAACCCAATGTGTATACCCGGTTATCAGGTTAAGTGGTTTGTTTGTTTCTGTATCATATATCCAAATACCGATGGCACATGTTACTGCTAAGCGTTTGCCGTCATTGGAATTCGCGAAATTTCCTGTTATCATGCCTTTACCGAACCGCGCTTTAGCACCTTCGGGTAAGTGCTGCAACTGCCAATTTTGTGTATCTTGGGCGATAGTATTTTGTGAAATAACACACAGTGCTAATCCCGTCGTTAAAATCAGAATCAATGTTTTTTGCATGAGAATTTTCCTTTTTCAGGGGTGTTGTTTTCACTTATATTTTAACATGAGTTAGTTCATAGATTGGGTTTCGCTTTGCGTTACCCAACCTACGGGGTCATATCCCACAAAGTTATGATACCATCGCAGACACTGACAAGTATTTTGCCATCCATAACAAATTCCAGATTTTCAACCCTACTACCTATGTCAAACATACGGAGCAGCTTCTTTGCGCTTACATCATAAATCTTCATAATCCCATCTGCATCCGCAGTCACAAACAATTTACCATCGGGACTGAAGGCGAGGGTGACGATACCCCTCTTATGCGTGTGCGGAAATGGCTGCCGTTCGCCTGTGTCCACATCCCACAGATAGATATTCGGGTCATAAGCCGCAGCAGCGATTGTTTTTCCATCGGAACTGAAGGCGATGTCTACGATGCCCCTTGTGTGTCCACGGATTACCTGCTTTTGTTCACCGGTGTTGGTATCCCATAAACGGACGGTTCTATCTTCGCTTCCACTGGCGATTGTTTTTCCATCGGGACTGAAAGCGAGACTCTCAACCCCTCCGTTATGTTCTTCGATGATTCTCTTCGTCTTACCTGTTGTTGTATCCCATAGACGGACGGTATTATCAAATCCGCCGGTGGCGAATGTTTTTCCATCTGGACTGAAGGCAATACACGCGATCTGTGCTGTATGTCCTTTGAATGATAGTTTCGGCCTATCTATTTTCATGCCCCATAGGGTGGTATCAATTTCCGTGAGGAGCCCGGGCAAGTGTTCCGGTATATCTATTTTCATGTCCCATAAATAAGCGGTCTCGTCGGTTTCCACCGTAGCGAATGTTTTTCCATCCGGACTAAAGCCGATATCTACAGCACCCCTGGTGTGAATTCTCTTTACCAATTTTGGTGAGGCGGGCACTGTGATGTCAAATAGATACGGGGTACTAAACTCACTCAGACCTGCAAGTTTTTTCCCATCGCGACTCAATGCAAATTTGGAGAAAGTGTTGTAATCATTTTCCGCTGACAGCGTATTTTCACCGGTATCAATGTCCCACTGACGTAGCGTTCCGTATTCGCTGCAACTGACGAGTGTATGCGAATCCCTAACGAAGACGACAACCGAAA
Coding sequences within it:
- a CDS encoding WD40 repeat domain-containing protein — encoded protein: MKNRLLLILIPLWITLLCTFILIAQETLPPPKGIVAQIGKGRVGDVEYSADGTRIGIISGTGIWIYDATTLQLTSVIRNTPRLYNSAFPPDINVIARSETFDYLHIWDPDTSSQALQDIEFVAGICSTYNREMGKIAIGSGESTTRIWDVKTGKLERTLQRTDEKETFIHSVAFSPDGTRLAAGDGPNTISIWDTATGKRKHELKGHNKIAQNMAFSPDGSTLASASSGNNIFLWETQTWQQIGTLTGEMSGIDHIAYSQDGELLAAGCGDGRIHLWDANTGKLRKMLTAHQSRISVVVFVRDSHTLVSCSEYGTLRQWDIDTGENTLSAENDYNTFSKFALSRDGKKLAGLSEFSTPYLFDITVPASPKLVKRIHTRGAVDIGFSPDGKTFATVETDETAYLWDMKIDIPEHLPGLLTEIDTTLWGMKIDRPKLSFKGHTAQIACIAFSPDGKTFATGGFDNTVRLWDTTTGKTKRIIEEHNGGVESLAFSPDGKTIASGSEDRTVRLWDTNTGEQKQVIRGHTRGIVDIAFSSDGKTIAAAAYDPNIYLWDVDTGERQPFPHTHKRGIVTLAFSPDGKLFVTADADGIMKIYDVSAKKLLRMFDIGSRVENLEFVMDGKILVSVCDGIITLWDMTP